The genome window CGCGACCGGCGAATGTCACCGGCTGCGGTCCCGCCGCGGAAGACGCGGGGCTGCTGGATGAGTAGCCTCCCAGGAAAGCGGGCGAGGTATAGCCCACGGACATGACCTTCGCGCTCGGCCTGGGCGCCGGCGACGCGGCGGCGACCGTCGTCGCGGGACGCACGCCGATGAGGGTGTCGCTGCGCGCTCCGGCCAGATACACCTTGCCGGCATCGCCCTTGGAACGCAGGGTCAGCCGCAGCTTGCCCTGGGATTCCGCCAGGATGAGCTTCTCGGCGTTGTCCGGTGTCAGCGCCAGGATCGCATTGGGCTGCTCCTTGGGCCGGGCGTCCCGGGTGCCCGGCTTGTCGGTCTCGGCCGGGACGATCTCGGGCCCGATCGCCAGCAGCTCCACGTCCTGAAGAACGGTCTTGGTCACTCCCAGCTTGTCCACCTCGAACGTGGCCAGCACGTCAACGTGGTCGCCGGCCTTCAGGAACCCCGCGACCCCGATGATGGGATCCAGCGCCACCGCCACCGCGCGCATACCCTCCGGCACCACGTACGCGAGCCCCAATGAGCCGCTGGGAAACGCCACCGCCGCGCGCTCGAGCGGCCGCCCCGACTTCAGCGCGGCCAGCGTCACCTGACCCATGACCTCGCTCACCGAGGTCGCGGTGTTAGTAGGCAGGGTCCCCACCGGCCGCGTGGCCTCGCGCACCATGCCCGGTTCGATCACCGTGCGCGCCGGGATGTCCTGCGCCGCCACCACCACCTGCACCGGCTGCGTCATTCGCGCCGCCTGCGCCCGCTCCTGATTGAGAAACAGGTACGCCAGCAGCGCCGCCAGCAGCCCCGCGCACAGAGCCGCCAGCACCACCGTCCTTCTGCCAAACTTGCCCATCACAATTCCTCCTGCTTATCCTTGATTCCAAATCGCATTATCGGCGCGCTCCGTAGGGGCCGGGCTCCGCCCCGGCCCGTGGGCGGGACGATCAGGAGATCGTCCCCTACAAAGGTCGCGCCTAGAGCGCCTATTCGATCAGGCGGAACGTCGTCACCCCGTAGTCCGGCCCGGTTCCGCCGGACCCGGGGATGGTGTAGCTGATGAAATAGCCTGTGACCTCCTGCCCCGTGCAGGAGGCGACGAAGAAGGACGCGAATCCGAGGATCTCCACCTCGGTGCGCCCATTGCCCAGCGGGCTGATGATGGGGACGATGACGATCCGCGGGTTGCCGTAATCGTAGTTATCCCAGGTGTCGTCGGCCCACGGCTGCTGCTCGGCGCGCCTGAAGAGGGAATCCGCGTCGCTGCTCACCGCCTGGCGGGTGGGGCCCACCATGTTTCCGGGCTCGGTCGCCGTCATATCGCCGACCTTGACCTGGCCGTCGAAGCCCCACTTGATATCGTTGTTGTACACCTTCGCGCCACTGCTGCCGTCGCCCAGGCTGCGCTCCAGCGCCAGCGGATAGAAGTTGCCGCCGGTCTTCTCGACCGAGCCGTCTCCGAGGTCGGTCTGGCTGCCGACCTTGAGGGTGTACGGCACGCCGTTGTCGTACCCGTAGGGGGCGCCGTCGGGGCCGTACCAGGGGATGCCCCACGGCACCACCCGGCCGTTGACCCATGACACCGATCCCGTCTTGAGCACCACCGCGTAGGCCCCCACCTGCCGCGAGCTGAAGCCCAGGACGTTGGCGAAGGTATGCGCCACCACCATGTCGCCGTCCACGCGGATCTTGGTCGGCCCGTCCGCGGTCACGCCGTCCGCCGGGAACGACACGTGGTGGCTGGTCATCTGGTTGGCGATGGCGCACTCGTTTGCCTTGGTGGTTGCCTTAGTCTGGTTGGGCAGCTCCATGCCGCCGGCGAGCGCCGCCGCGTCGCACGAATTGACCAGGAACTGGCGGGCGACGTACAGGCGGCCCACGTCAACTGCCAGCGCGACCATGCCCAACAGCACCACGATCAGCATCGCGGCCATGATCAGGCTGACGCCGCGCTCGTCTTTCATCCATTTCATCATCGCTGTATCCCCCTGCAACTACTCCCTGCGCATTACGATCTCGGACTTGAGCGGCAAAGTGTTGTTCTGCACGTTGCTCATCCAGGAGAAGAAGCTCCCGGTGAGCAGGTGATGCGGCCAGCCCAGGGTGACTTTGATCAGGCTGCCGGGGGGCGCGCTGTTCTCGCTGCTGCCGCCGACGTCACCCAGAGCGTAGGGGTAGCTCGCCCCTTGGTCGGTAGAATAGGACAGGTTGACCGCGAGCTCATCATGGTTGGGCAAGGCCCCTGCCAGGTTCAGCATGCGCGTCTGGATCTCCGTCGTCGGCCGCCCCAGCGAGGCAGCGCGCGAGCCCTCGCGCGCGACCTGCGCCAGCGTCAGTTGGTGCATCATTAGCACGCCGAACTCGATGATTCCGAGAAACAGCATCAGCAGAATCGGCAGGATCAGCGCGAATTCGACCAGCGCCGCCCCGCGCTTCCCAGGTCTCACTCTCAGCTTGCTCATAGTTGCTTTATCGCCTACATCCCGAACGCCAGGGCCGCGAGCGACCCCGCGGCGATGGCGATGGAATACGGTATCTTCCCCAGCGCCGACCCGGCGGCCAGGTCCGTCCGCACGCCCCCGGCGTTCGACAGGATATTCGCGACCATGTTGACCGCCGTGGCCTTCACCGCGCGCCGGCGGATTATCATCACCCCCGCCAGCGCTCCCCCCGCGACCCCGGTCAGCAGCATCGCCCCCAGCGCTAAATGAAATCCCTTGAGTGCCCCCACCGCTATCAGCAGCTTGGCATCCCCCCCGCCGAGCCCCGCCAGCCCCGACAGCATCAACGCCGCCGCCAGCGCCGCCGCCGCCCCCAGCGCGTGGTTGCCGACCCCCGCCAGGCCGCCGCCGACCCCCGCGAGCGCCAGTCCCGCGGCCGCGCAGGGCACGGTCAGCTTGTTGTGGATCTTGCCCGTGCGCAGGTCGGTAACCACCGCCACCGACAGCATGCTCAACATCACAATCGTCGCCGCTATGTCCACCATCTACCTCAAGTCGTCGCTAACGTCCCTACTGTCCGGAGTGTGGGGCAGGGCCTCGCCGGCAAGTACTTGGTCCAGCAGGAGCCCGACGAGGTCGGCCGCCGAACGAAGCCCCGCCACACGACTGGCCCCGCCTACGGCGTGACCGGAACCTGCCCGCTGCCGGCGGGGAGCTGCTGCTGAGCACTGTCGAAAGTCTCACCCGTCTTCTGACCCAGAGCGGTGACGACCAGGATGCACACGATGGCGATCAGCGCCAGCATCAGCGCGTACTCGACCATGGTGGCGCCCTCTTCGTCGCTCCACAGCGCCTTCATCCTCTCCAACATCTCCTTTCACCTCCTCTTTGGTGACGGTGATCGTTATCCGCGTCCGCGAGTCACGCCAGGGTCGGCAATGAGGGCTGCGTGAACGGGTGGGGTCGCTGGTGCGATGATGGCTGCGTAACCTGATTCGCTCGACTTGCGGTAACGTCGTTCATCATGATACCTGGGATAGGTGCCGCTCACAATCCGGCTGGCGTCGTAAATCCCGGGGGCCAGGGGACCACCCGCAACGAACCCCAGTACTAGTACCGGCGGACTAGCCGGGCGGCCGCGGCAAGCACGGCGTGGCGGCGGCGTTCACTGTGCCGCGCTTCCCGGAGCGCATCGTCAGCAGCGGCCCGGATTGTGGAATAAGTCTGCGGCGGTCGGGCCGCCGCTTGCCCGCACGCCTGGTGACACTCGGACATGAGACCCGGTCCCATCGTCATGATCAGCAGCTATGCGCCGCGCTTGTGCGGCATCGCCACCTTCTCCGAGGAGGCGCGCGAGTTCATCCAGAATCAGCATCCCGAGCGCGACGTGCTGGTCATCTCTCACACCGACGGCCACGGCTACGGCGTCTTCCCCCTGATCGACATCAGCCGCCACGACTGGTGGCGCCCGGTGGTGGACAAGATCGGGGAGCTCGATCCCGCCGTCGTCCATATCGAGCACGAGTACGGCCTCTACGAGCACTGCGACGCGCGCGGCCATGGGGACGGCAACGAGGGGTTCCTGGAGATGCTCGACGCCCTCGATCGCTGGCCGGTGGTGGTGGAGCCGCACACCGTGCACGGCCGCCTGCGTGACGCCGAGGCGGACTTCATCTTTCAGCTCACCGAGCG of Armatimonadota bacterium contains these proteins:
- a CDS encoding Flp family type IVb pilin; translation: MLERMKALWSDEEGATMVEYALMLALIAIVCILVVTALGQKTGETFDSAQQQLPAGSGQVPVTP
- a CDS encoding prepilin peptidase — encoded protein: MVDIAATIVMLSMLSVAVVTDLRTGKIHNKLTVPCAAAGLALAGVGGGLAGVGNHALGAAAALAAALMLSGLAGLGGGDAKLLIAVGALKGFHLALGAMLLTGVAGGALAGVMIIRRRAVKATAVNMVANILSNAGGVRTDLAAGSALGKIPYSIAIAAGSLAALAFGM
- a CDS encoding TadE/TadG family type IV pilus assembly protein, giving the protein MSKLRVRPGKRGAALVEFALILPILLMLFLGIIEFGVLMMHQLTLAQVAREGSRAASLGRPTTEIQTRMLNLAGALPNHDELAVNLSYSTDQGASYPYALGDVGGSSENSAPPGSLIKVTLGWPHHLLTGSFFSWMSNVQNNTLPLKSEIVMRRE
- a CDS encoding TadE/TadG family type IV pilus assembly protein, with the translated sequence MMKWMKDERGVSLIMAAMLIVVLLGMVALAVDVGRLYVARQFLVNSCDAAALAGGMELPNQTKATTKANECAIANQMTSHHVSFPADGVTADGPTKIRVDGDMVVAHTFANVLGFSSRQVGAYAVVLKTGSVSWVNGRVVPWGIPWYGPDGAPYGYDNGVPYTLKVGSQTDLGDGSVEKTGGNFYPLALERSLGDGSSGAKVYNNDIKWGFDGQVKVGDMTATEPGNMVGPTRQAVSSDADSLFRRAEQQPWADDTWDNYDYGNPRIVIVPIISPLGNGRTEVEILGFASFFVASCTGQEVTGYFISYTIPGSGGTGPDYGVTTFRLIE
- the cpaB gene encoding Flp pilus assembly protein CpaB yields the protein MGKFGRRTVVLAALCAGLLAALLAYLFLNQERAQAARMTQPVQVVVAAQDIPARTVIEPGMVREATRPVGTLPTNTATSVSEVMGQVTLAALKSGRPLERAAVAFPSGSLGLAYVVPEGMRAVAVALDPIIGVAGFLKAGDHVDVLATFEVDKLGVTKTVLQDVELLAIGPEIVPAETDKPGTRDARPKEQPNAILALTPDNAEKLILAESQGKLRLTLRSKGDAGKVYLAGARSDTLIGVRPATTVAAASPAPRPSAKVMSVGYTSPAFLGGYSSSSPASSAAGPQPVTFAGRAKISADDLASAVTVETVRGTQKTTVDVRAQ